The Tenebrio molitor chromosome 5, icTenMoli1.1, whole genome shotgun sequence genome has a segment encoding these proteins:
- the LOC138131041 gene encoding chitin deacetylase 7-like, whose protein sequence is MGLTMKGELILLCLIFTSVYTASVKDAEKCVDDDCTISNNCKCASTENPLADGDAPQLISLTFDEAVVNDIFQDVWTPLLFDRKNPDGNNIGATFFVPHEYTDYERVHDLYLRGFEIGLNSITKNSLAQYWSNATEDTLINEFGGQRTIITTFANIPSEDIIGARTPQLQLEGDVSINAYEASGIQYDSSWTSRSNRILFPYTLDYLSTQECRTGTTCPSESHPGFWIAPINNLQGNNSVECNSLTSCFIEGSADDISTWLLQQVDRVGTNKAPLTLMVPSSWFRFVSNSFEGFEKFLDELGGRSDVFLVSQQQVIEWMKNPVPVDQFKTDVYDRTADCNAINCPLINANNEIRYMKSCVNCPEVYPWLGNPTGQENPTEPPDTTTTTAPTEIS, encoded by the exons ATGGGTCTCACAATGAAAGGTGAACTAATTTTGCTGTGCTTAATTTTCACATCAGTTTATACTGCTTCTGTAAAAGATGCAGAAAAATGTGTGGACGATGACTGTACCATTTCCAACAACTGTAAATGTGCTTCTACTGAAAATCCTCTGGCAGATGGAGACGCTCCTcag TTAATTAGCTTAACATTTGATGAAGCTGTGGTAAACGATATTTTCCAAGACGTTTGGACACCACTTTTATTTGACCGAAAAAATCCCGACGGCAATAATATCGGTGCAACCTTTTTCGTACCCCATGAATATACTGATTATGAACGAGTCCACGACCTTTATTTACGTGGGTTTGAGATTGGCTTAAATTCCATAAC taAGAATAGCTTGGCTCAATATTGGTCTAACGCCACTGAAGAcacattaataaatgaatttgGAGGACAGCGAACTATCATTACTACTTTTGCAAACATACCTAGCGAAGATATAATAGGAGCAAGGACACCTCAACTTCAATTAGAAGGCGATGTTTCAATCAATGCTTATGAAGCTTCTGGCATACAATACGACAGTTCCTGGACATCGCGCAGCAACCGTATACTTTTTCCATACACTCTTGACTACTTGTCAACTCAGGAATGTCGTACGGGTACAACTTGTCCGTCAGAGTCACATCCTGGGTTCTGGATTGCACCAATAAACAATCTCCAAGGAAATAACAGCGTAGAGTGTAATTCATTAACATCCTGCTTTATCGA GGGAAGTGCTGATGACATTTCAACCTGGTTGTTGCAACAAGTAGATCGCGTAGGTACAAATAAAGCGCCATTAACGCTGATGGTGCCATCATCTTGGTTCCGTTTTGTCAGTAACAGTTTTGAGGGCTTCGAAAAGTTTTTAGATGAGCTAGGTGGTCGTAGTGATGTTTTCCTTGTTAGCCAGCAACAAGTAATAGAATGGATGAAGAATCCCGTGCCTGTGGATCAGTTTAAAACAGATGTATATGACAGAACAGCAGACTGCAACGCAATTAACTGTCCGCTTATCAATGCTAACAACGAAATAAGATATATGAAAAGTTGCGTAAACTGTCCTGAAGTATATCCATGGTTGGGAAATCCAACGGGACAAGAGAATCCTACTGAACCACCAGATACAACGACCACAACTGCCCCAACAGAAATATCTTAA